One Staphylococcus ratti DNA segment encodes these proteins:
- a CDS encoding tripeptidase T, producing MINQERLIQTFMALVKIDSETGHEGTIQPILKDKFLALGLDVKEDNAQALTQFGANNLICTLEASEQNRDKIYFTSHMDTVEPGQNVQPILKEDGYIYSDGTTVLGADDKAGLAVIFEALQVIKENQLPHGQLQFVITVGEESGLVGAKALDSALLDADYDFAIDASAPVGDITIGAPYQMKMHAQIYGKKAHASTPKEGISAINIAAKAISQMKLGQIDEETTANIGSFNGGGPTNVVTDLVHIWAEARSHDKAKIDAQTEHMKETFINAASQYQCKAEVTSELSYPGFKINEDEKVYQIAKKASKALGFAANTSVGGGGSDGNIINGFGIPTVILGVGYEFIHTTEERIAKQSLYDLTRYVLKIIESA from the coding sequence ATGATTAATCAAGAACGTTTGATTCAAACTTTTATGGCGCTTGTAAAGATTGATTCTGAAACAGGACACGAAGGAACGATACAACCTATTTTAAAAGATAAATTTCTAGCATTAGGTCTAGATGTCAAAGAGGATAATGCTCAAGCGCTCACACAATTCGGCGCTAACAATTTGATATGCACGTTAGAAGCGTCTGAACAAAACCGTGATAAAATCTACTTCACGTCACATATGGATACGGTTGAACCCGGGCAAAATGTACAACCTATTCTTAAAGAAGATGGTTACATTTATTCCGATGGTACGACAGTTCTTGGTGCAGATGATAAAGCAGGATTAGCAGTCATTTTTGAAGCGTTACAAGTTATCAAAGAAAATCAACTTCCTCACGGGCAACTTCAGTTTGTAATTACAGTGGGAGAAGAATCTGGTCTCGTAGGTGCTAAAGCATTAGATTCTGCATTATTAGATGCAGATTATGATTTTGCAATTGATGCATCAGCGCCGGTAGGTGATATAACGATTGGTGCACCTTATCAAATGAAAATGCATGCGCAAATTTATGGCAAAAAAGCTCATGCAAGTACACCTAAAGAAGGCATCAGCGCCATTAATATTGCTGCAAAAGCAATTAGTCAAATGAAACTTGGTCAAATTGATGAAGAAACTACTGCCAACATTGGTTCATTTAATGGTGGCGGGCCAACAAATGTCGTTACAGATTTAGTCCATATTTGGGCAGAAGCACGTTCGCATGATAAAGCAAAAATCGATGCTCAAACCGAGCATATGAAAGAAACGTTCATCAATGCAGCTTCCCAATATCAATGTAAAGCTGAAGTAACGTCAGAGTTATCCTACCCTGGATTTAAAATTAATGAAGATGAAAAAGTTTATCAAATTGCGAAAAAAGCATCTAAAGCGCTCGGTTTTGCTGCAAACACTTCAGTTGGTGGTGGTGGATCTGATGGTAATATCATTAACGGCTTCGGTATACCAACAGTAATATTAGGTGTTGGCTATGAATTCATTCATACTACAGAAGAACGTATCGCTAAGCAATCACTGTACGACTTAACACGCTATGTATTAAAAATTATTGAAAGCGCTTAA
- the gndA gene encoding NADP-dependent phosphogluconate dehydrogenase — MTQQIGVVGLAVMGKNLAWNIESRGYTVSVFNRSSEKTDIMVAESKGKNIVPTYSLEEFVNSLEKPRKILLMVKAGVATDKTIESLLPLLDNDDILIDGGNTNYLDTMRRNQALAQSGINFIGTGVSGGEVGALTGPSMMPGGQQEAYEKVAHIFEAIAAKAKDGTPCVTYIGPNGAGHYVKMVHNGIEYADMQLIAESYFMMKELLGMSHEEISQTFKSWNSGELESYLIEITGDIFTKLDETGEPLVEKIMDKAGQKGTGKWTSINALELGAPLTIITESVFARFISSLKTQRVNASKALTGPKATFSGDKAAFLEQIRRALYMSKICSYAQGFDQMKAASEENEWNLQLGELAMIWREGCIIRAQFLQKIKEAYDKNEQLENLLLDDYFKSIVNDYQDALREVVATGVQNGIAVPGFAASINYFDSYRTEDLPANLIQAQRDYFGAHTYERKDKSGTFHTEWTK, encoded by the coding sequence ATGACACAACAAATTGGTGTAGTAGGATTAGCGGTAATGGGTAAAAACCTTGCATGGAATATTGAATCACGTGGTTATACGGTCTCTGTATTTAACCGCTCTTCTGAAAAGACTGACATCATGGTCGCAGAATCAAAAGGTAAAAACATTGTTCCAACATATTCATTAGAAGAGTTCGTAAACTCTTTAGAAAAACCACGCAAAATCTTATTAATGGTAAAAGCTGGGGTTGCTACGGACAAAACAATAGAAAGTCTTTTACCATTACTTGATAATGACGATATTTTAATCGACGGTGGTAATACAAATTATTTAGATACGATGCGAAGAAACCAAGCATTAGCCCAAAGCGGTATTAACTTTATCGGTACTGGCGTTTCAGGTGGCGAAGTAGGCGCTTTAACAGGACCTTCTATGATGCCAGGTGGCCAACAAGAAGCCTATGAAAAAGTGGCCCATATTTTTGAAGCCATTGCTGCAAAAGCAAAAGACGGTACACCATGTGTGACATATATTGGGCCTAATGGTGCTGGTCATTACGTAAAAATGGTACATAACGGCATTGAATATGCAGATATGCAACTAATTGCTGAAAGTTATTTTATGATGAAAGAACTTCTAGGAATGTCTCATGAAGAGATTTCACAAACTTTTAAATCATGGAATAGTGGCGAACTCGAAAGTTACTTAATCGAAATTACCGGTGATATTTTCACTAAATTAGATGAAACAGGCGAACCGCTTGTCGAAAAAATCATGGACAAAGCTGGACAAAAAGGCACAGGAAAATGGACTTCTATCAATGCTTTAGAATTAGGTGCGCCATTAACGATTATTACCGAATCTGTTTTTGCACGTTTTATCTCTTCTTTAAAAACACAACGCGTCAATGCATCTAAAGCATTAACTGGCCCTAAAGCAACATTTTCTGGAGATAAAGCAGCATTTTTAGAGCAAATCCGTCGCGCTTTATATATGAGTAAAATTTGCTCATACGCTCAAGGTTTTGATCAAATGAAAGCAGCTAGCGAAGAAAATGAGTGGAACTTGCAACTTGGTGAGCTTGCAATGATTTGGAGAGAAGGTTGCATTATCCGTGCACAGTTCCTTCAAAAAATTAAAGAAGCTTATGACAAAAATGAGCAGCTCGAAAACCTATTGTTAGATGATTATTTTAAATCTATTGTGAATGACTACCAAGATGCCTTACGTGAAGTAGTGGCTACAGGTGTTCAAAACGGTATTGCCGTTCCTGGATTTGCAGCAAGCATTAACTATTTTGATAGTTACCGCACTGAAGATTTACCTGCTAACCTCATTCAAGCACAACGCGATTACTTTGGCGCACATACTTATGAGCGTAAAGATAAGTCAGGAACATTCCATACGGAATGGACAAAATAA
- a CDS encoding AraC family transcriptional regulator has translation MDVIKKIQQAIVYIEDHLYESYDLQQLSDYVEMSPYHLAQSFLMIVGQSPESYYNARRLTIAARELKQSNTRLIDIAKKYHYSDVNAFAHDFSDYHGISPLQVKTKSDELNMQPQIYLKLTTTTQPAPPYRLEAVGDFSMVGYSRFIPSNGLEDPFNVPDFLEDLKSDGRLDELVKYNDRSPHDIYVVRCPLDQGLEIFIGVPSERMPSHLENRYLDKRQYAMFNLQGEIDYAVSDAWHYIETTLQFSIPYVRNTLYLEVYPFDFSFEDSFTKIQLGIPLDDEEM, from the coding sequence TTGGACGTTATCAAAAAAATACAACAAGCGATTGTGTATATAGAAGACCACCTTTATGAATCATATGATTTACAACAATTAAGCGATTACGTTGAAATGTCACCGTATCATCTAGCACAATCATTTTTAATGATTGTGGGACAATCGCCAGAATCTTATTATAACGCGCGGCGACTTACTATTGCAGCACGTGAACTAAAGCAAAGTAATACGCGTTTAATCGACATTGCTAAAAAGTATCATTATTCAGATGTTAACGCCTTTGCCCATGATTTTAGCGATTATCACGGTATTTCACCACTACAAGTTAAAACGAAATCAGATGAATTAAATATGCAGCCGCAAATTTATTTAAAGTTAACAACAACAACTCAACCAGCCCCGCCATATCGTCTTGAAGCGGTGGGAGATTTTTCAATGGTAGGTTATTCACGATTTATTCCTTCTAATGGCCTTGAAGATCCTTTCAATGTTCCTGATTTTTTAGAAGACTTGAAATCGGATGGCCGTCTCGATGAACTGGTAAAATATAATGATCGCAGTCCTCATGATATTTATGTTGTAAGATGCCCGCTTGACCAAGGGTTAGAAATTTTTATTGGCGTCCCTAGTGAACGGATGCCTTCCCATTTAGAAAATCGTTACTTAGATAAACGTCAATATGCAATGTTTAATCTTCAAGGCGAAATAGACTATGCCGTTTCAGACGCATGGCACTACATAGAAACAACATTACAATTTTCAATACCTTACGTAAGGAATACATTATATTTGGAAGTTTACCCATTTGACTTTTCATTTGAAGATTCATTTACAAAAATTCAATTAGGCATCCCTTTAGATGATGAAGAAATGTAA
- the zwf gene encoding glucose-6-phosphate dehydrogenase, which translates to MNKSKKQIPALITIFGATGDLSHRKLFPSLFHLFQQDNLDDRIAVIGIGRRQLTNDDFRAQVKASIQAHVQDTKHLDKFMQHIFYQPHDVNDEASYKDLLELSETLDQEFSLEGNRLFYLAMAPQFFGTVTDYLKSSGLTHTRGFKRLVIEKPFGSDLKSAEELNKQIRRSFKEEEIFRIDHYLGKDMVQNIEVLRFSNAMFEPLWNNKYISNIQVTSSEILGVEDRGGYYESSGALKDMFQNHMLQMVALLAMEPPISLHSDDIRAEKVKVLKSLRVLPSEDVRHHFVRGQYDQGKINGQDVKAYRDEDKVASDSVTPTFVSGKVMIDNFRWAGVPFYIRTGKRMKRKSIQVVVEFKEVPMNLYYQRDKHLDSNLLVINIQPNEGVSIHLNGKKYVQGIETEPVQLSYAMSAQDKMNTVDAYENLLYDALNGDATNFTHWEELKSTWKFVDSISEAWSKFEPEFPNYVAGTNGPLESDLLLSRDGLKWWDDIQ; encoded by the coding sequence TTGAATAAGTCAAAAAAGCAAATTCCAGCATTGATAACAATTTTTGGGGCAACGGGTGATTTAAGTCACCGCAAATTATTTCCTTCCCTATTCCATTTATTTCAACAAGACAACTTAGACGATCGTATCGCAGTTATTGGTATTGGGCGACGTCAATTGACGAATGATGACTTTAGAGCACAAGTAAAAGCTTCGATTCAAGCACACGTCCAAGACACAAAGCATTTAGATAAATTTATGCAACATATATTTTATCAACCACATGATGTAAATGATGAAGCGAGTTATAAAGATTTATTAGAATTAAGTGAAACATTGGACCAAGAATTTTCACTTGAAGGTAACCGTTTGTTTTATCTTGCGATGGCGCCGCAATTTTTTGGGACAGTTACAGATTATTTAAAATCATCGGGACTCACGCATACGAGAGGCTTTAAACGTTTAGTTATCGAAAAACCATTTGGTAGCGACCTAAAGTCGGCTGAAGAATTGAATAAGCAAATTCGACGTTCTTTTAAAGAAGAAGAAATCTTTCGAATTGATCATTATTTAGGCAAAGACATGGTACAAAATATTGAAGTGTTACGTTTTAGTAATGCCATGTTTGAACCGTTATGGAATAATAAATATATTTCTAATATTCAAGTGACATCCTCTGAAATTTTAGGTGTGGAAGATCGTGGTGGCTATTATGAATCGAGCGGTGCTTTAAAGGATATGTTCCAAAACCACATGTTACAAATGGTTGCGCTACTTGCAATGGAGCCACCTATTAGTTTACATAGTGATGACATTAGAGCGGAAAAAGTAAAAGTATTGAAATCGTTACGTGTGTTACCGTCTGAAGATGTAAGACATCATTTTGTTCGTGGACAATACGATCAAGGTAAAATTAATGGCCAAGATGTAAAAGCCTATCGTGATGAAGATAAAGTTGCTTCTGATTCTGTAACACCAACTTTTGTTTCAGGAAAAGTAATGATTGATAACTTTAGATGGGCAGGCGTCCCTTTTTACATTCGAACAGGTAAACGCATGAAACGTAAGTCCATTCAAGTCGTAGTGGAATTTAAAGAAGTGCCAATGAATTTGTATTATCAAAGAGATAAACATTTAGATTCTAACTTACTTGTCATTAATATCCAGCCTAATGAAGGTGTGTCTATTCATTTAAATGGAAAAAAATACGTCCAAGGGATTGAGACTGAGCCGGTGCAATTATCTTATGCGATGAGTGCACAAGACAAAATGAACACTGTAGATGCTTATGAAAACCTTTTGTATGACGCATTAAACGGAGATGCAACCAACTTTACACACTGGGAAGAACTTAAATCTACATGGAAATTTGTGGATTCGATTTCAGAGGCATGGTCTAAATTTGAACCAGAATTTCCTAATTATGTAGCTGGAACAAATGGTCCGCTTGAAAGTGATTTGCTTTTAAGTCGCGACGGGTTAAAATGGTGGGATGATATTCAATAA
- the rnz gene encoding ribonuclease Z, with protein sequence MEITFFGTSAGLPTKERHTQSIALSLEPYETDIWLFDVGEATQHQILHHSIKLGKISHIFITHMHGDHIFGLPGVLTSRSFQGGDSKPLTVVGPVGIKAFVEQNLALTHSHLNYPLHIIEINQSIDLSFNQFQVKVRPLNHGVPCFGYRVEAPSTPGKLDVDKLKALGIQPGPLYQQIKTQDTFEFEGRIYDASPFKGPNKQGPVVSIFGDTKPCESQFILAENADVIVHESTYIEGDKTRANSYHHSHIDDVLQLLSAANVKHGLLTHLSNRYTIEDIAQIEKDIKSKTPVSFQFVRDYTSYSF encoded by the coding sequence ATGGAAATTACCTTTTTCGGAACTAGTGCAGGATTACCTACAAAAGAACGTCATACGCAGTCTATTGCACTCTCACTTGAACCATATGAAACAGATATATGGTTGTTTGATGTCGGTGAAGCCACACAACATCAAATTTTACATCATTCTATTAAATTAGGGAAAATCAGCCACATCTTTATTACACATATGCACGGCGACCATATCTTTGGTTTACCAGGTGTTTTAACGAGTCGTTCGTTCCAAGGCGGAGACTCAAAACCTTTGACAGTTGTTGGACCTGTAGGTATTAAAGCATTTGTGGAACAAAATTTAGCACTTACACATTCCCATTTGAACTATCCTTTACATATTATTGAAATTAATCAATCTATAGATTTATCCTTTAACCAATTCCAAGTTAAAGTACGTCCACTCAATCATGGTGTGCCATGTTTTGGGTACCGTGTTGAAGCTCCAAGTACGCCTGGCAAACTTGACGTAGACAAATTGAAAGCATTAGGTATTCAACCTGGGCCACTATATCAACAGATTAAAACACAAGATACATTTGAATTTGAAGGACGTATATACGATGCCTCACCATTTAAAGGACCTAATAAACAAGGACCAGTTGTTAGCATATTTGGTGATACGAAACCTTGCGAAAGCCAATTTATTCTCGCTGAAAATGCGGATGTTATAGTCCATGAATCTACATATATAGAAGGGGACAAAACACGCGCAAATAGTTATCACCATAGTCATATTGATGATGTATTGCAACTGTTAAGTGCCGCAAATGTTAAACATGGCCTCTTAACGCATTTAAGTAACCGTTATACGATTGAAGATATTGCACAAATTGAAAAAGATATTAAATCAAAAACGCCCGTTTCTTTTCAATTTGTTCGTGACTACACAAGTTACAGCTTTTAA
- the proC gene encoding pyrroline-5-carboxylate reductase: protein MKIVFYGAGNMANAIFKGIINSKVIPAENIYLTNRSNQQMLEDYHRELGVQYSYDDETLLKNADYVFLGAKPHDFDQLAERIRDHIDDKNKFISIMAGLPISYLREKLNPNNPIARIMPNTNAQVGHSVTGVSFSRNFGPRSKDEVLSLINAFGSAIEVKEAHLHQVTAITGSGPAFLYHVFEKYVNAGTKLGLEKSEVEESIRELIIGTGKMIERSDLSLEQLRRNITSKGGTTQAGLNKLSDYDIEGIFEDCLNAAVERSVELSAQEDNEG, encoded by the coding sequence ATGAAAATTGTTTTTTACGGTGCTGGGAATATGGCCAATGCGATATTCAAAGGAATTATCAATTCGAAAGTAATTCCAGCTGAAAACATCTATCTCACCAACCGTTCTAATCAACAAATGCTTGAAGACTATCATCGCGAATTAGGTGTACAGTATAGTTATGACGATGAAACGCTTTTAAAAAATGCCGATTACGTTTTTTTAGGTGCAAAACCGCATGACTTTGATCAACTCGCTGAAAGAATACGTGATCATATTGATGACAAAAATAAATTTATTTCTATTATGGCTGGCTTGCCGATTAGTTATTTGAGAGAAAAATTAAACCCTAACAATCCGATTGCACGAATTATGCCAAATACAAATGCACAAGTAGGTCACTCAGTTACGGGTGTGAGCTTTTCACGTAATTTTGGGCCACGGTCCAAAGATGAAGTCTTATCATTAATTAATGCTTTTGGTTCTGCAATTGAAGTTAAAGAAGCGCATTTACATCAAGTAACCGCGATTACCGGGAGTGGTCCTGCCTTTTTATATCACGTATTTGAAAAGTATGTAAATGCAGGGACTAAACTGGGACTTGAAAAATCAGAAGTTGAAGAATCCATTCGAGAATTAATTATTGGAACAGGGAAAATGATTGAACGTTCCGATTTAAGTCTGGAACAATTAAGAAGAAATATTACCTCTAAAGGTGGTACGACACAAGCAGGTTTAAATAAACTGTCAGATTATGATATTGAAGGTATTTTTGAAGACTGTTTAAATGCTGCAGTTGAAAGAAGTGTAGAACTTTCCGCACAAGAAGATAATGAAGGTTAA
- a CDS encoding aldo/keto reductase — MQKNTLKSGLQLSEIGLGCMSLGTDYEKAQPIIEAALESGITYFDTADIYDKGINEAIVGKALKTYQNRDDIVIGTKVGNHLKDNGETFWDPSKKYIKENVKNSLRRLNLEHLDLYMLHGGTIEDPLDETISAFDELKKEGLIKAYGISSIRPNVIRYYLENSEIETIMSQFSLIDNRPEALLNEIEHKGVKVLARGPVFKGLLTQNYQKVLNEKFEDGIFDYSNAALNQTLESLVNIEPNLSALTFNYLKSFNALGSIITGASTPQQIKDNVKQLNVEIPNEIVEKARQCVKNLEYEQHLK; from the coding sequence ATGCAAAAAAATACTTTAAAAAGTGGTCTTCAACTTTCAGAAATAGGATTAGGGTGTATGAGTTTAGGAACAGATTATGAAAAAGCGCAACCTATTATTGAAGCGGCTTTAGAATCGGGCATCACCTATTTTGATACTGCAGATATTTATGACAAAGGTATAAATGAAGCAATCGTTGGAAAAGCTCTAAAAACATACCAAAACCGAGATGATATTGTTATTGGTACAAAAGTTGGCAATCATTTAAAAGACAACGGTGAAACCTTTTGGGATCCTTCGAAAAAATATATTAAAGAGAATGTCAAAAACTCCTTGCGTCGATTAAATTTAGAGCATTTAGATTTGTATATGTTGCACGGTGGAACGATTGAAGATCCATTAGACGAAACGATAAGTGCATTTGATGAGTTGAAAAAGGAAGGACTAATCAAGGCTTATGGTATCTCATCAATACGTCCAAACGTGATTCGATATTACTTAGAAAATAGCGAAATAGAAACAATTATGTCTCAATTTAGTTTGATTGACAATCGACCGGAAGCTTTATTAAATGAAATTGAACATAAAGGTGTTAAAGTGCTTGCGCGGGGACCCGTTTTTAAAGGATTATTAACGCAAAACTATCAAAAAGTCTTAAATGAGAAGTTTGAAGATGGCATTTTTGATTATTCTAATGCCGCACTGAACCAAACATTAGAATCACTTGTCAACATAGAGCCTAATTTATCTGCTCTCACTTTTAATTATCTTAAATCGTTTAATGCACTCGGTTCAATTATTACAGGTGCAAGTACGCCACAACAAATTAAGGATAATGTGAAACAATTAAATGTTGAAATTCCGAATGAAATAGTAGAAAAAGCACGTCAATGTGTTAAAAATCTTGAATATGAGCAACATCTTAAGTAA
- a CDS encoding NUDIX hydrolase, whose translation MPFKETTLSKETIYKGKIIEVEKHLVELPNQQTSYREVVKHNGAVAVCALTPDNKVILVKQYRKAMDKVLLEIPAGKLEPGENRKSAAKRELEEESGYIADDLKLIGEVYGSPGFCDELISIYFTDSLKEGQMHLDDDEFVENVLYSLEEVEKAVSHAQINDAKTLIAFQYLLSNYNHSK comes from the coding sequence ATGCCATTTAAAGAAACCACTTTATCAAAAGAAACGATATATAAAGGGAAGATTATAGAAGTAGAAAAGCATTTAGTCGAATTACCAAATCAACAAACTTCATACAGAGAAGTGGTCAAACATAATGGCGCTGTTGCTGTTTGTGCTTTAACGCCTGACAACAAAGTCATTTTAGTAAAACAATACCGTAAAGCGATGGATAAAGTGTTATTAGAAATTCCTGCAGGTAAATTAGAACCCGGTGAAAATAGAAAAAGCGCTGCTAAGCGAGAATTAGAAGAAGAATCCGGGTACATTGCAGATGATCTTAAACTAATTGGTGAGGTATACGGTTCACCAGGCTTTTGTGATGAATTGATTTCAATTTATTTCACCGACAGCTTAAAGGAAGGGCAAATGCATTTAGATGATGATGAATTCGTTGAGAATGTTTTATATTCATTGGAAGAAGTAGAAAAAGCAGTTTCTCACGCACAAATCAACGATGCTAAAACCCTTATCGCTTTCCAATATCTATTATCAAATTATAATCATTCTAAATAA
- a CDS encoding Fur family transcriptional regulator produces MEERLNRVKQQLQQSSYKLTPQREATVRVLIENESDHLSAEDVYLKVKEKAPEIGLATVYRTLELLADLKVVDKVSFGDSVARFDLRKEGSEHFHHHLVCMECGRVDEIDEDLLPQVEERVEKEFNFKILDHRLTFHGVCEECQKKGKGNSTS; encoded by the coding sequence GTGGAAGAACGTTTAAATCGCGTGAAGCAACAATTACAGCAATCTTCATACAAACTTACACCACAAAGAGAAGCTACTGTGAGGGTGTTAATTGAAAACGAGTCAGATCATTTAAGTGCAGAGGATGTTTACTTAAAGGTAAAAGAAAAAGCGCCTGAAATCGGATTAGCCACAGTGTATCGTACTTTAGAGCTTTTGGCAGACTTAAAAGTAGTGGACAAAGTGAGTTTTGGTGATAGTGTCGCACGATTTGATTTACGCAAAGAAGGCTCTGAACACTTCCACCATCATTTAGTATGTATGGAGTGTGGCCGCGTCGATGAAATTGACGAAGATTTATTACCACAAGTAGAAGAGCGTGTTGAAAAAGAATTTAACTTTAAAATTTTAGATCATCGTTTAACATTTCATGGTGTGTGCGAAGAATGTCAGAAGAAGGGTAAAGGCAACTCGACCTCTTGA